A single region of the Parasphingorhabdus litoris DSM 22379 genome encodes:
- a CDS encoding molybdopterin molybdotransferase MoeA — MSSLLPLDEAQNRLIAMAEPLPSETVPVSDAKSCYLAQDLVAKRSQPAADMSAMDGYAINFEDREGPWQLVGECKAGSPPCPAMQAGQAARIFTGALMPEGADTVVMQENVESDGEQIRLIDDPSPVRGRHVRHAGGDFKAGDIALKAGTRLTAAALGHAVIAGVGELSVGRRVNVAILSTGDELVTPGTATQPHQIPASNDVMVAALLDQLPARSRSISRIKDDMESLCTALESARDCDIIVTIGGASVGDHDLVAPAFKQLGGETDFWKIAMKPGKPLMAGKLGNSLVLALPGNPGSAFVTATLFLLPLIRYMAGATNYMPVMKSAITNSALPPTNQRAEFLRAKADGTGITAFNSQDSAKLSILAAANALLYRPAHSPEQEKGENVSYIEI; from the coding sequence ATGAGTTCATTACTACCCCTGGACGAAGCGCAAAATCGCCTGATTGCTATGGCCGAGCCCCTGCCATCGGAAACGGTTCCGGTAAGCGATGCGAAAAGTTGCTATCTTGCACAAGATCTTGTCGCAAAGCGTAGTCAACCTGCGGCAGATATGTCAGCAATGGATGGCTATGCCATCAACTTTGAAGATCGCGAGGGACCATGGCAGTTGGTCGGCGAATGCAAAGCCGGAAGCCCGCCCTGCCCTGCGATGCAAGCAGGTCAAGCAGCAAGGATTTTCACCGGAGCACTGATGCCGGAAGGCGCAGACACGGTTGTCATGCAAGAAAATGTCGAATCTGATGGCGAGCAGATCAGGCTGATCGACGATCCTTCTCCAGTCAGAGGCCGTCACGTAAGACATGCGGGCGGCGATTTTAAAGCCGGAGACATTGCCCTGAAAGCGGGCACAAGACTTACGGCGGCAGCACTGGGACATGCGGTCATTGCCGGTGTGGGTGAACTAAGCGTTGGCCGCCGCGTGAATGTCGCGATCCTTTCGACTGGCGACGAGCTGGTTACTCCGGGCACGGCTACACAGCCTCATCAAATTCCTGCCAGTAATGACGTGATGGTTGCCGCTTTGCTGGACCAATTACCGGCCCGATCCCGTTCAATCAGCCGGATCAAGGACGATATGGAAAGCCTGTGTACGGCGCTGGAAAGCGCCAGAGATTGCGACATAATCGTCACAATCGGGGGCGCGTCTGTAGGCGATCATGATCTTGTCGCCCCGGCATTCAAACAGCTGGGCGGGGAAACCGATTTCTGGAAAATCGCAATGAAGCCCGGCAAACCGCTAATGGCTGGAAAATTAGGCAACAGCCTTGTTTTAGCGTTACCGGGAAATCCAGGTTCCGCCTTTGTGACCGCAACATTATTCTTGCTTCCGCTTATTCGTTATATGGCTGGTGCCACCAACTATATGCCTGTCATGAAAAGTGCGATTACAAACTCTGCCCTACCGCCCACAAATCAGCGCGCTGAATTTCTAAGGGCAAAAGCAGATGGTACCGGCATAACGGCATTTAACAGTCAAGACAGCGCCAAGCTATCAATACTGGCTGCGGCCAATGCTCTTCTCTATCGACCAGCCCACAGCCCTGAGCAGGAAAAAGGTGAGAATGTTTCCTATATAGAGATTTGA
- the lexA gene encoding transcriptional repressor LexA: MLTPKQHELLCFIHNSLEESGVSPSFEEMKDALGLKSKSGVHRLISALEERGFLRRLPNRARALEVTKLPEGGNLKPAPSNVVNIMPDAAQSSPLKEIPVAANDVIEIPLHGKIAAGVPIEALEGQSALSVPAALLGSGEHYALEVSGDSMIDAGILDGDYALIQRTETARNGEIVVALVHDEEATLKYLFKDNGQVRLDPANPAYEPQIFGAGEVRIQGKMAGLLRRYN; encoded by the coding sequence ATGCTCACACCGAAACAACATGAACTGCTGTGTTTCATTCATAACAGTTTGGAAGAATCCGGCGTTTCCCCCTCTTTTGAAGAAATGAAAGACGCGCTGGGGCTGAAATCCAAATCTGGCGTTCATCGATTGATTAGCGCATTGGAAGAACGGGGTTTCCTGAGACGCCTTCCCAATCGTGCGAGAGCTTTGGAAGTTACCAAACTTCCTGAGGGCGGTAATCTGAAACCCGCCCCGTCCAATGTTGTTAATATCATGCCCGATGCGGCACAATCGAGCCCGCTAAAGGAAATTCCGGTTGCCGCGAATGATGTTATCGAAATCCCGCTGCATGGTAAAATTGCCGCTGGTGTTCCGATAGAAGCGCTTGAAGGCCAGTCTGCTCTTAGCGTTCCGGCAGCATTGCTGGGATCCGGCGAACATTACGCATTGGAGGTGTCTGGGGATTCGATGATTGATGCAGGAATTTTAGACGGGGACTATGCCCTTATCCAGCGGACCGAAACCGCACGCAACGGTGAAATTGTCGTCGCTCTTGTTCATGATGAGGAAGCAACGCTGAAATATCTGTTCAAAGATAATGGTCAGGTTCGTCTGGACCCCGCCAACCCGGCCTATGAACCGCAAATTTTTGGTGCAGGTGAAGTGCGCATACAAGGAAAAATGGCTGGGCTGTTGCGCCGCTATAACTGA
- a CDS encoding ComEC/Rec2 family competence protein: protein MQSSFDPDSSDVAHENFKKATTSDGVGKALSMLFRARQLPEYLRISQIFILLELHLEKERDQLPLWIPVGIGSGITIWFLLADAYLWSAVLALCAGLAVFVKLMGQGTRVGAAIFWLSLSVGAGCTIIWLRSSSVAAPVLEQPVVTSFYAEIEKTEVLSARDMVRLTLDTHEKQGLPKRVRVNVPLVKADPDLQVGAVIQLRARLMPPAMASLPSAYDFSRRAWFMGLGATGQALGNIKVVEPAEPSWWAVSALPDYRQKLSAHVQSQMDGGAGAIGATLATGDRGAIDDADAEAMRRSGLAHLLSISGLHVTAVVGAVYLLVIRLLALFPALALRVPLPIVAAGCAAVAALSYTLLTGAQVPTIRACIAALLVLTALVIGRSAITLRMVATGALLVLIIWPETLVGPSFQLSFAAVTAIIALHTAPRIQSFFARRDEAIGKRFGRAIVALFLTGLVVELALMPIALFHFHKAGIYGALANIIAIPLTTFVIMPLEALALLLDTVGLGAPVWWVCEQALNSLLVLAHYVSSSPGSVTMLPTMPLMAFALLVFGGLWMALWTQRWRIWGILPICYGTLLVLMNRPPDIYIAGDGRHVGIRNQDGEVAMLRTGRSGFVRDMLLENAGVDGEAMALEDWPNARCNADSCAVAIEVSGRHWTILATRSSYHIPALALSAACRRADIVISERRLPASCQPRWIKADRTFLRQVGGMTVDLKSQQIETVLNHSGRHAWTRFK, encoded by the coding sequence ATGCAGAGTAGCTTTGATCCAGACAGCTCTGATGTAGCGCATGAAAATTTTAAAAAGGCCACCACGTCTGATGGTGTTGGCAAGGCCCTTAGCATGCTGTTTCGCGCACGACAATTACCTGAATATCTTAGAATTTCGCAAATTTTTATATTGCTGGAATTGCACCTGGAAAAGGAGCGTGACCAGTTGCCACTTTGGATACCGGTGGGAATCGGTTCGGGAATCACAATCTGGTTTCTATTGGCCGATGCTTATTTATGGAGTGCGGTTTTGGCCCTCTGCGCGGGCTTGGCTGTTTTTGTCAAATTGATGGGGCAGGGCACGCGAGTGGGGGCGGCGATATTCTGGCTTTCGCTATCTGTGGGGGCGGGCTGCACGATCATATGGCTAAGATCCTCGTCAGTAGCCGCACCGGTATTGGAACAACCTGTCGTCACTTCATTCTATGCCGAAATCGAAAAGACAGAAGTTTTGAGCGCGCGCGATATGGTTCGTTTAACGCTTGATACACATGAGAAACAGGGCTTGCCAAAACGAGTGCGAGTGAATGTGCCGTTGGTGAAAGCGGATCCGGACTTGCAGGTCGGTGCTGTGATTCAATTGCGGGCCAGATTGATGCCGCCAGCCATGGCATCCTTGCCAAGCGCCTATGATTTTTCACGCCGTGCCTGGTTCATGGGATTGGGGGCAACGGGGCAAGCGCTTGGAAATATAAAGGTTGTTGAACCAGCTGAGCCTTCATGGTGGGCGGTATCCGCTTTACCAGATTATCGACAAAAGCTGTCCGCGCATGTTCAGTCGCAAATGGATGGCGGTGCAGGCGCCATAGGTGCAACGCTGGCTACGGGTGATCGCGGTGCAATAGATGATGCAGATGCAGAAGCCATGCGTCGCAGTGGATTGGCCCATTTATTGTCGATTAGCGGGTTGCATGTGACGGCGGTTGTTGGCGCAGTGTATCTGCTTGTTATCCGGTTGTTGGCCTTGTTCCCGGCTTTGGCACTACGTGTTCCTTTGCCTATCGTAGCAGCAGGTTGCGCGGCTGTAGCAGCACTTTCCTACACATTGCTAACGGGCGCACAGGTGCCGACCATTCGCGCCTGCATCGCGGCATTGCTTGTGTTGACGGCTCTAGTGATCGGGCGGAGTGCGATTACCCTTCGGATGGTCGCAACTGGTGCGTTATTGGTTCTTATCATTTGGCCGGAAACCTTGGTTGGTCCTAGCTTCCAACTCAGCTTTGCAGCCGTTACGGCAATAATTGCCCTGCATACTGCGCCGCGGATCCAATCTTTCTTTGCCAGAAGAGATGAAGCGATCGGGAAACGATTTGGCAGAGCGATTGTCGCGCTGTTTCTAACTGGGCTGGTCGTGGAACTTGCATTAATGCCGATCGCGCTTTTCCACTTTCATAAAGCCGGGATTTACGGCGCTTTGGCAAACATCATTGCCATTCCGCTCACCACATTTGTAATCATGCCGCTCGAGGCCCTGGCCCTGTTGCTTGACACGGTTGGGTTGGGCGCACCTGTCTGGTGGGTTTGCGAACAAGCGCTCAACAGTCTTCTGGTTTTGGCTCATTATGTATCGAGCAGTCCTGGGTCCGTTACTATGTTGCCAACCATGCCGTTAATGGCATTCGCATTGTTGGTTTTCGGCGGTTTGTGGATGGCTCTCTGGACTCAGCGCTGGCGAATATGGGGCATTTTGCCAATATGCTACGGAACACTGCTCGTCCTCATGAACCGTCCGCCAGATATCTATATTGCCGGCGATGGCCGTCATGTAGGAATCCGCAATCAGGATGGAGAAGTCGCTATGTTACGAACCGGCCGAAGCGGGTTTGTAAGAGACATGCTTTTGGAAAATGCGGGTGTGGATGGAGAGGCAATGGCGCTTGAGGATTGGCCCAACGCGCGATGCAATGCTGATAGCTGTGCGGTCGCTATAGAAGTATCAGGCAGACATTGGACAATATTGGCAACGCGCAGTTCCTATCACATTCCCGCATTGGCCTTATCTGCCGCCTGCCGCCGAGCAGATATTGTAATAAGCGAGCGGCGCCTTCCCGCTAGCTGCCAGCCGCGCTGGATAAAAGCCGATCGCACATTTCTACGGCAAGTCGGTGGGATGACAGTCGACCTGAAAAGCCAACAGATTGAGACTGTGTTGAACCATAGCGGCCGTCATGCATGGACGCGTTTCAAATAG
- the gltX gene encoding glutamate--tRNA ligase — MKPSVTLKETDTVVTRFAPSPTGFLHIGGARTAMFNWLFARHHGGKALLRIEDTDKARSTQEAIDAILEGLDWLGLDWDDEPVFQSQRADRHAEVAYELLAAGNAYKCFATPEELAAMREQQKAEKKPMRYDGRWRDRDPSEAPEGAPYVIRLKTETGGKMTVTDAVQGEVSVQNSEIDDFILLRSDGTPTYMLAVVVDDHDMGVTHLIRGDDHLNNAFRQLAMIRAMGWKEPTYAHIPLIHGNDGAKLSKRHGALGVEAYSDMGIMSDAMFNYLLRLGWGHGDDEIISRAQAIEWFGLAGVGKSPSRFDAKKLQNLNGQYIREADDGALVALTMPWIEEELGTKLSPADGDLLAQAMPVLKSRAKNLIELANNSLFLYKKRPLDLDEKAQSLLDADARQLLESIHSTLADLDNWTLEATEEKVKAIAEAAELGLGKLAQPMRAALTGSTSSPGIFDVLILLGKEESLDRLADQIK; from the coding sequence ATGAAACCAAGCGTGACTCTTAAAGAAACCGACACTGTCGTCACACGTTTTGCCCCCTCCCCGACAGGCTTTTTGCATATCGGCGGCGCACGTACAGCCATGTTCAATTGGCTGTTTGCCCGGCATCATGGCGGCAAAGCGCTGCTGCGTATCGAAGATACCGATAAGGCGCGCTCGACGCAGGAAGCGATTGATGCGATTCTGGAAGGACTGGATTGGCTGGGTCTCGACTGGGACGATGAACCGGTTTTCCAATCTCAACGTGCCGATCGCCATGCCGAGGTCGCTTATGAGCTGCTCGCCGCCGGCAATGCCTATAAATGTTTCGCAACGCCAGAAGAGCTGGCCGCCATGCGCGAGCAGCAAAAGGCGGAGAAAAAGCCGATGCGCTATGACGGCCGCTGGCGGGATCGTGATCCTTCCGAAGCACCGGAAGGTGCGCCCTATGTGATCCGCCTGAAAACCGAAACCGGCGGCAAGATGACTGTTACCGATGCGGTTCAAGGTGAAGTGTCGGTTCAGAACAGTGAAATTGACGATTTCATCCTGCTGCGCTCCGACGGCACGCCAACCTATATGTTGGCAGTCGTGGTGGATGATCATGATATGGGCGTCACCCATTTGATCCGCGGCGATGACCATCTTAATAATGCGTTCCGACAGCTTGCGATGATCCGCGCGATGGGCTGGAAAGAACCGACCTATGCGCATATTCCGTTGATCCACGGCAATGACGGCGCCAAGCTTTCCAAACGCCATGGTGCGCTGGGCGTAGAGGCTTATAGCGACATGGGCATTATGTCGGATGCGATGTTCAACTATCTTCTCCGGCTCGGCTGGGGGCATGGCGATGACGAGATTATTTCGCGCGCGCAGGCAATTGAGTGGTTTGGCTTGGCTGGCGTTGGCAAATCACCATCCCGCTTTGACGCCAAAAAGCTTCAAAATCTAAATGGCCAATATATCAGAGAGGCTGATGATGGCGCGCTGGTCGCGTTAACGATGCCGTGGATTGAGGAAGAGCTGGGAACAAAATTATCACCCGCCGATGGTGATTTACTGGCGCAGGCCATGCCGGTTTTGAAAAGCCGGGCAAAAAACCTTATCGAATTGGCTAATAATAGCCTTTTTCTCTATAAAAAACGACCACTTGACCTCGACGAGAAGGCACAATCTCTGCTAGACGCTGATGCACGGCAGCTGCTTGAATCGATTCACTCTACCTTGGCCGACCTCGACAACTGGACGCTTGAGGCAACCGAGGAAAAAGTGAAGGCGATAGCGGAAGCCGCCGAATTGGGGTTAGGAAAGCTTGCACAACCCATGCGAGCGGCTCTAACGGGAAGTACCAGTTCACCCGGAATTTTTGACGTGCTGATACTCTTGGGCAAGGAAGAGTCATTGGATCGTCTTGCAGATCAAATAAAATAA